A region of the Ranitomeya variabilis isolate aRanVar5 chromosome 5, aRanVar5.hap1, whole genome shotgun sequence genome:
tagagaaccttttcttgatatgctaatttattgagacaggttttttgggttatcaggagttgtatgccaaaatcatcagtattaaaacaataaaagacctgacaaatttcagttggtggataatgaatctataatatatgaaagtttaattgtaatcattacattatggtaaataatgaaatttaacactatatgctaattttttgagaaggacctgtaatatgCTTGCTTTAAGCTTTGTGCTATTCTTTCGTCTTATCAGAACTGAATGTTTTTGGCTCAACAGATTATGCATTTGAAAGTCTCTCAGGATCCTACTGCTACTTAAGGTTAACTTTTTCGAGAATGAACTATGTACAGCTCAAAAAATTagctgccattttcagtgcattctGACCATTTTTCCTATTTAGTATGACTTTTTTTATTTCCTCATTTCTCAGACTGTATATAATGGGGTTGACCAAAGGAGTAAacacagtatatagcagagatAGGATCTTACGGATGGTTGATGATTGGCTTTTAGGTGGGACAATATAAACACTGAATATTGTCCAGTAGAATATGGAGACCACAGTGAGATGGGAGctgcaggtggagaaggctttcttCCTACCGTTACTGGATGGGATTGTTAATACTGTTATAACAATATAAGTATAAGATACTATAATGATGGTGGCAGGAATAAAAATTGATGGAATGCCTGCTAAAAAAATCTCCAAGTGGACAATGTGGGCATCAGAACAGGCAAGTTCTATTATGGGGACAATGTCACAGAACAAATGATCAATGTTATTTGGACCACAAAAAATAAGATTTGCTATTGATATGACAAAAGTCAGAACTATTAAAAATCCAAACACCCAACAGATGATGATCAATATTACACAGTATTCGTTGGTCATGATGGTAGTGTATCGGAGAGGATTACAGATGGCCACATATCTGTCATAAGACATCACTGTTAGGAGAAGACATTCGGCTGCTTCCGAGGCACCAAGTAAATAACATTGAGTGATGCAGTCAATAAAACTGATGGTTCCTCCCTTAATTAGCAGGACTTGCAGCATTTTGGGGATAACATCTGTGGTCAACAAGATGTCGTAGATGGACAATTGTGAGATAAAGAAGTACATTGGAGTGTGGAGGTTCTTGTTGGTGGACACCACAGTGATGATGAGGACATTTCCACACAATATCAGACAATAGATTACAAGGAATAAGCAGAAAAGGAGAATTCTTACACCTCCATTGACTTGAAATCCTAAGAGAATGAAGTCTTTTACCACTGTTTTGTTATTGTCCTGTATATAAACCAAAAACAGTAATAGCATGTGTGAAAAATCCAAAAAAAGATCTTATCACAAAACATGGGATTTGTGGTGACCTCAAAATATTATAAGATAATTTTACATAGTGTATTAtggtaaattaaaggggttgttctttTTCAAATAAATTTCTCCCCGGACTTCAGCTTGCTAACAAAAAAAGCTTTGTACTCACCTTCCCTGGGAATACCATCCAGTCAACACTGTTGTTTTCTGTGTCtgagattggctgcagcactgaagTCACTTTGACCGTGCAGCAGTCAGTCAGTGAACGCAACAACTCAAAGTGGGATTTGCAATGTAAACGTAGCACTGAATTCCGAGGCATTGAGCTCTCTAATGACTGCTGTGCAGTTACATCATGTCAGCACCTCAGCCAATGCCAAACACCGCGAAGAGTGGCAGTGACTAGTCAGTGGTCCTGGTGAAGCTGAGTACAGAGTAATTTGATCTTTTTATTGGACACTGTAGCCAGTGAAGACATTTCActgaaagggaacaaccccttCAAAATCATATTATTCACAAGTTATGTAAAACTAAGGAAAACAATCTAAGAAGCTTAAAAGTAT
Encoded here:
- the LOC143774716 gene encoding olfactory receptor 2A12-like, with product MPRNSVLRLHCKSHFELLRSLTDCCTVKVTSVLQPISDTENNSVDWMVFPGKDNNKTVVKDFILLGFQVNGGVRILLFCLFLVIYCLILCGNVLIITVVSTNKNLHTPMYFFISQLSIYDILLTTDVIPKMLQVLLIKGGTISFIDCITQCYLLGASEAAECLLLTVMSYDRYVAICNPLRYTTIMTNEYCVILIIICWVFGFLIVLTFVISIANLIFCGPNNIDHLFCDIVPIIELACSDAHIVHLEIFLAGIPSIFIPATIIIVSYTYIVITVLTIPSSNGRKKAFSTCSSHLTVVSIFYWTIFSVYIVPPKSQSSTIRKILSLLYTVFTPLVNPIIYSLRNEEIKKVILNRKNGQNALKMAANFLSCT